Genomic segment of Nilaparvata lugens isolate BPH chromosome 6, ASM1435652v1, whole genome shotgun sequence:
ATAACATTTAGGCTAATAGTTAATTGTTTTAGACTGAATACAGTACCTTAATACTATGCATGGTATAAAGGAGGGTTTTGTTTATGCGTAATGATtcgaaaaaatacattttggcGCTTATGGGTATGTTTACACTTTTGCAGGCTGCGAACGTGTGAAGACTCCCATAAAAGCCTTAGTAAGTATTCTTCCGTAGCTGTCGAATCATTACGCATAAACTAGAACGCACCTCTCGATATTCAACACAGAATTCACATAAATAGCACAAATACTGGAAAATAACAATACATCATtgaaatcaacaataaatatttagaaataaaaataatatcatcttgGTAGGCTAGCTATAATTTTTGACGTAATTTTAAATACGAATTTTACGATCTtaaaataagtaaaatatttcattaaaaattcatatttacaatagatttaGTTTCATCTTCATATTGACTATGTTTAATAACGTTTTTAGGAAGTCCATATAAGATATAGGTTTACAGTATTTACTAGATCTCATTCATGTTATAAAAATTGTGATTCAAGTTATGAATGAAggaaaaaccaaagttgaaaTCATCAAGCACAGTTAAATTTACAAGTCTATCAATACTAAATGGGTTCAACCAATACAAATTTGGAATCACAGAATGTTATAGTCGTGTGAGTTTTATTCTTGGCTGGTTCTGATCTAGCCAAGTATGTTGTATGTGATATTATTAAAAGAGTGTATCGTGTGATTGCACGGTAAGGATGTTATCACAGAGGAGCAAGAAAAATATTAGTGCAGAGATACGTTTATGAAGAACATCTAGTAGGAATACACCTAGGCAAGATATTTCGTCCTACTATTGAGTAAAGCTTGAGGAACCTTAAACCTTAAAATATTTGACCAAATTCGAAACGTGGTATACATTTTCTATTATAAGATCCttgttataaattgaaataaaattgaattgggcATATCACTATTGCAGTCAATAACTATTGTTGTTGACTgttcaaaaatgtattattataaatgacaAAGTTGGATCTGCTCCTACTCTTCACTGTGATAAAAGTACCAAGCTGGGAAGTTTTAGACTGGTCAACTTTACTCGCTAAGCGCCGGCCGGCGTTTGAGCGAGATAGCTAGTAAACTAGCCGTGTGTAAAGGCAGTTGCCACATCAAGTGAAAACGTGGATTAGGAGAGTGAGCGCCTTAGGTCtatatgcagatactcggtttgaACGGgaaaatgtcagctgttcgtttaaaccccgaattaaatacattatatgatgaatgcaaccatatctacaagtaaacgtggttcaGCGTTAAACATAGATGGTGCATATGGCCATTAGCGAGTTACAAGCTACGAGTAATCGTCAACTAGCGCACTCTTAGACTTGCTGGCTAGTAGCTAGTAAACTTGCCACGTGTAATCAACCCTTATGCCTAGTCTACACTATCGCCAGGTCACTGACAAGTGGCTTGCCACGTCACAAACATCAGAGCGATGACAAGCGAAGGCTAGTGAAGGCAAGCGCTGGCAAAGCAACCATTTACACTCTTGCGCTCGTCGTCATTCGTACGCATTGGGCAATAGTGTGAATGCGGCATAAAAACGAATTCTCATAAATAAATGTTAGATTGCAACATAATTATCTTCGAATAACCAGCTGATAATACCTACTCAGCATTGGGCTTAGCATTAGCACGGATTAAAACTGATGTTACTAGGGTCAACACAGAACCCAGCattgtaatttttataaaacagGTCACGATTTCTAAAGTGAAGAAACTGATTATTGTTGCCTGATTTTAAGGAAATGGCCCCAATCTCGTCAAAGAATCATCTACCTTTATTAAACAGTGACAGTTTTCTCCctgaattaattttaaaaaagaacCATCTACCTTTCCCAAGCAGTGACATCCTACTCTTTCAGATAATTCTTGAAAAACCACCTACTTTTTGGAAACAGTGATGGTCTTCTCCTTGAGCTTATCCTCTTCAGTAGAGAAGATGCGCGTTATAACAATGTCACCCGTCGACAGAGTTTGAGTGGCGTTCTCGCCGCGCGGCGTCTCATTTGCTAGACCGCCATTGTGGTGACAGGTGCACGAGCAAGGGGAGTAGGTGTGGGAGGGGGGATGCAGTTCTGCCGTGGCCGCAGTGAGCAGCGATTCGAGTCGCTCCATCTTGTCCAGTCGGTTCATGGCCGCGTCAGACAGGATTTCGTCAATCAACTGCATCGATTCGGTCAGGCTAGGTGGACCTGAGTTAGGGCTGGCTACGTCGCCTGCAAACACgcatttacattattatttgcATTTATTCACATTTACTATAAGCATTACATGTAGGGCCGTATTCAAAAACTATAGTTGGTAGCTTTGTATGCTTATAATTATAATGCTTGCTTGAACTATGCATATGGTTTTTATAGACAAAGAGATCCTGTTGGATGTTCTGCATTACCAAATTCACCTTCCATAAGTGAACTACCCACTTTTATTACGAAGCTCTTACATTAGGACACCAGTGACAAGAAAGGAAAACCCCACTTTTGGTGTTcttttgaggttatgaaaacttcAAAGTAAACTTGacttaaatttttcaaaatcgcCCATTTGACTCAAACGTTAAAAAAACTAACGTCAAGGAAACTTAACTCATGTAAACCCTAATTTACACAACATAGAATCATAcgaaaaaacaaaatactatTGATTTTCAAAGATAAATCCAAAGACAGAAATTTGATTTAGCtacaattgaaattgatatttataaaaGTTGCTCGAGTGCAAATTGAGTCCAATCTTCAATAGATGGACAAgcaaagaatgaaaaaaatgttgttgatgacaaaaataaaatttcaattctattggAAGAATTAAGATGAATACAAAATCTACTTATTCCAGTTTTTTAAACTTGATCGAGGCAGGAAGTTATACTACTCTACTAAACTCCTTGATGAAAAGGGTATATTCTAAATGCAGTATGCCGGTGTCATAGCTCTATCTGAAATTGTCTTCCAGACATTTGCTAATATCTATGGAAAAATCAAAAAgcttttgaaaaacattgactaataattattaatctaagAATAAAAACTGTAAATCTCAACTATTAATCTGTAACTATTAATCTCACCAGATAATGAGTTGTCGGAAGGAGTTGATTTTCCACTATTGAAACTATCCAAACTCAGAAACTCgcaatctccttcttctccatccctGAAAAAGAATTTCAGCTTTAGAATCTctctcttaattattttcaacttgaCTACaacttcaattgaaaaatgaagaaccACCATTAGAGAATAtagtttttcaaatgttgagatATTATTCTAATGGGATTGGAAAAGTTGAATCTCCATTAGTTTTATTCTGCTcccaagaataatattattatccgcagacaattattgaaataacatatCATTGTGAAAAAAGTCAATTTAGAGTCAGTTTCCActaatacaattcctttaaaatGTGAAATACTTACTTATCAATAGTATAAATAAGCATTATTATTAGTAGGACTTACTTATTTTTTCCTTCCAATTTCTCTAGCCTGCGAGCAACCTTGTAAGAGCCTTTCAgcttttccttctcctcatcaGTCAAATCTAGATGCCTGTAACAGAggtaaattcaatttttttaaaactgatataaatttttcaaagaatttggaATCGATTTATGTTACATGATTCAACATATGAAGACCATATTATAGTATTCCATATTTAATTAGAATGATCAAAGTACTGAGTAACATAAATTAAGAATAACCCgattaaaaaagtttttattacaataaatttcaaaagaTTATAGTTTAAGCAATTAAAGTCAAATTTGgtctatgaatattattttttaaattaatggtATACTTTTCTTCTaatgaactgaataaaaatgttattaacttttttgaaattacatTCGATTTTTTAACATTTATAATTCATAACCTGAAGTTATGAAAAATCATTGTAAAATGTCTTAatagaattatgaaattttttacagaacaattaaaataaaaataaaatgataaagaCTGTAATTGAAGCAGAGCTTTTGGAAATTAGGAATTTAAGCGCAAGAAATCGCAAATCgtcattttattgattcaagaaGGAACACAAGACGAGATGCATTTTTATGCATAAGGAATGATTTAGAAAGAGACAGTGACATGTTTGGGATTGGCATGCATTCCAGTAACGTAACTGCAATAGAAGAATGCTCAAGTGGATTCCAGACCGGTTTTCCCACAACAAAGTGACAGGAAATTCAGTAGGTTTGCTAAAGAATGCAGTCGAACTGAATCGTTATGAAGAATTATTTTAATAGCTTTACTCctaaaaaatttcaagtagcATACTAGTTTTCATTGTGACATTCTCGGTTAACATAATAACTTGAAATAATCAAGGAATATATGCatgataataatcattacaATTGAGAGAAATCTTTAGAATCTATGAAACAATTTGCATTAATAATTTGTAAGTTGGCCAAATTTACGACGAATGgttttttacattttaagaaATTGACCTGAATTTCTAATCAATTCATTCTTGAATAATTGGTCTTTGACAAAACGATAATTACATACAGGGTctatataataagtaaccggactgacctcaggaaatgttttattggcaaaatatgtgaaatttttcattagatatcttcaaagtagtctctattggagtcgataacacgctgataccggattttcaaatccctgaacgctccctggaagtcggcaacctctaggctgtctagagccctcgtcgtagcacgttgaacgttttccagagtcccaaACCGCGTCCcgttaagttgtctcttgatcttggggaacaaaacgAAGTCCAGTGGTGCCATATCCGGACTGTAAGGAGGATCTGGCCGTTCACAAAGAGTTTGTGCCACCCGGCCAAACTGTAAACGAgcagtactacagagaggtgctccgtcgaccAACCGcccggggattgccgattcgtggatccttcatcacgacaatgctccgtcgcacacctgcctgctccTCACCAAGCAGTTAGCCAAAtagtcgagggtaacgttgtcacatcctccttacagcccggatatggcaccatCGGACTTCTTTTTgctccccaagatcaagagataATTTAACGGGACGCagttcgggactctggaaaacgttcaacgtgctacgacgagggctctagacagcatagaggttgccgacttccagggagcgttcagagatttgaaaatccggtgtcagcgtgttatcgactccaatagggactactttgaagatatataatgataaattatacatattttgtcaataaaaaatttcctggggtcagtccggttacttattatacagaccctttACTAttctaataaagtattttacTTTGTCAATTTCTGATCAATTTACATTTCTAATGTAAGATGGTCGTAcgattaattaaaaatcaaatggTATTTTACTAAAGAGTATCAAGAAATGTTTACATACATTACAAAGAATGAATAGAGTACTACGAATTAATTACTGTTGTTATCTCATTCGAGTATCAACGTACAAATAAATCGATcatgaatattcaaatcaacATAAGCAAAACATTACTACTGCATCAATCTACTATCGTAATGTTTTATAATATACACCCAcctaattgatttaaaatactCATCTATGGGTataatttcaaacagtcatgtataatatttttatattttttcccatttcaaatatattatacgtgatttgaaatggaaaaatacaaaaaatgcgACTCtgataaattcatttttaaatattattaaatatatattattattattattattattattattattattattattattattattattataactattactgcgaatttgaatatgaaaaatattgaaaagcgttgaaaaataaaatttcaattctatcctcaatatgatttaaaatattcatctattacaGCAACTTCAAACATTCagcaatttgaaatgaaaaatcaatcaGAAACGTTAGAAAAAAAACAAGTGAATTGAAACAAACCTGAGCAATTTGATTTCGCGATTGCTAAGAACTATATTGCGACCCGTCTGCGCGGAAGAAGCCAGTTTCGCCTTCAGATCAGACACTTCGCTCTCAACCTTCCGCTGTTTCTTGCGATGTTTGATCTCAGCTGGCTGAATGTGTAGATAAATTTGCTCTTCGCACAGTTCAGCCATCAGAGATTCCAGGTCTGGTCTGATTTGTCtagaaaatggaataaaaaatcaTCATTGAACCTATAAGCTCTTGAGAAATACAAAAATTAACACCACACCACAGTAACTTCCAATTGTATTAGAATTGTGAATCATCACATCAAGTTGAATACAATAGAACCTCAGATCAgaacagaatagaatagatcAGTTGAATAGAATGTCTTGGATTCAAACTGAAAAcgacaaaataaaaatacaatcaaaCCGCATAACCCAGTAAGTTTTTgacattaaatatttttcatgtattaACGTTTGAGAAAATCTTTAGCTCTCATCAATGAAACGTTATTGTCATTCATGCCACAAAACGATTGCTTCAAAGCTGAGATCAACAGGTATCAGTATGAGTGTCCCACCTATAATAAATGCCAACAATACACTGTTCACAAGTAAGAATCAATTATTACtaagattatatttaatactattGATTGGAAATAGTGGTTAAGCAccaaaaatttgaaacataagttGTGAAACACAAAAATTAGAAGAAAGACCTTTTTATCCTTAAACTCCTGTAGACGTTCTGAGGAGTTTACCTGAGGATTTTACGTTGAAATGTCTAGTGACAGAAGCCTTCAAGTATATGTGGTTTGTTATTGTAGACACATTAAGCATGCATACATATTAAAAGCTTCAGACGAGTATGGACAGTTTCCTCTTTATGTTTATTGGAGTGTTTGGATGAAAATAACCGCTATTCAACAGATTTCATTGTGTAttcaaaatcaatgaaaaaattgaatgtgtCCCTCTTTATATGTGTAATGGCAATGGCAACATCTTGGCAACAAATTGCACAGATAAATTTCGAGTTTGTTTGGGAAATATGGGGGAGAAAGTTTCTAAAAATAGTCCATTCTTCATTGCCCAACCTTGTACATTTTACAATCAATTATGCATTAATTAGGCATGCAACATATTAAGGCTGACGTTGCAGAAGTTTGCAGACAAGCTGAGTAAAAATCCCTCCCCAGGTGTTCGAATGTTGCAACGCATACAGACGTGAATGTCTGTCTGCTGCTTTCGCCTTGACATCCGCATAGGCTAGTTGTAGCAACAATATTTTATCCATTACTCACTTTTGCATTGCAGTATAAACTTGTGGCACTAATGATAGGATATCAGCGGAGGCGTAGATCATCATTTCCCTTGATAGCGGCCTTCGCGACCAATAACGCTGGTCTTTGCGATAGATGTTCTTCAGTTGCTCTTTCAACGGATTCACGGGTGCTTTGTACAATTCGCACAGCGTGTTTAGGACGACATTTTTCGCCTTGTACACCGGCTGGCCGGTTTGTTGCAGTTGAATCACAGCATAGGCAGCCTGTAAATAGAGATCAATCActtaaaaattgattttgaaacaattaattttcaaatgtataaaattaatagaaaaataaaaatgagatgaTTGTGAATAGCTTATTCAAGAGATAAAAGGTTAAGAATTTaactttgaaatgaaaaaagtgGTACCTTTATTTgatgcggatgatgcccacatgatctttttgcttgtgcgtgggtaatggaaagtaTGTTGGTGAATTGATGAGACGATaaacgtccatgccatcggCGGGATTTGAACCCACGAACCAGGCAGTGCTAGCAGACCGAAGTTTGTAAGGCTCCTAACCGCTAGACCAAGCCGGCCGATAATTATTTACTATTCATATTTGgtttaattattcatcaataaatcataatttacaaattattcatATGAAGTATATTATTAATCAACTATATTCATATTCACTTTAGCTGCATGGGTGTTAGTATATTTATAAGTAATTCTGATAGTTCAAAGAGAATCTCACTCAAGGAATATAAATAGCAGTGTCATTTCTTTAATTATTCATGAACAGGATATCGTGATTACTATTATTAATAGTAATCAATTACTTTCATAATTGAACTGCTACATTATCAGTTAATAAATTGGctctttaaaattcaatttgaatttcattgatGATTATCATTCATTGTTTTAGTTAAATAATTATccattaatatattttcattgagAGTTGCCCTACAAAAACTTTCAGTGCAAAATTACTTATCATCCGATTTTATGCTATATATCTTGTAATATAATGTTACCTGGCTAACTAAATGAACATTGCAATAAATAGACGAAATAAATCCTTTCAGGAACAagtaaaaaatttgaattagtaGATAAAATGACTAAGGATCATGCAGTAAAGTAAGAACTGAGGTTTTCAACAATTCTGGCTGAACATGtattatttctaataattatttttaaaacttgagaATGATGTAAgcatcgaaactagttgtttttaatttgtgttttcgATATTTTATCTTATAATAAAAAGATCTCAAAAGGagtaatatgtagttattttacaaatatttctaatacatattctagaaaattaaattattaattttttcctgTAAACAGGTAGTTTCTAAAGATCCATGAAtcttatttttaatgaaatgacACTTACCTGTGTATCAAAGACATTCCGCAAAGTTATACCGAATTGCTGATATAAATTGTAGCTGTCATTCCTACAATCATGAATCACCTGAAAGGAAATGATGAACtttattggataaaaattgaaacataGGTTTAACCAATcatcaaaatcattgaaaatttgaCAATCTTAATAAGTTGAATGGATAAAAGTGAAAAAGTGGAAGAGACAAGAGAGTCCAAAACAacctatttcaaaatataatttaaaacttATTGTGTCATTTAAATACCGTACAgcaatagtaagattcacttcaaactgtcagaattttttataaataatcaatgattCCCATTCATTCAATCAGACAGTTTAATGAGAATCTCATTATAACTTGCTTGCTAAAATTAGAAGATATTTTTTGCATACTTGTATCTATTGTTCTGAGAAAATGAGTTGAGATATCTAAACatccaacgaacttgatctcATGGGTGATTGATAACAATGATTCAGATTTCTCATCACAATCAACTATTTTAATTCGTATCTAATGATTCACACGCCGCAAGATAATACATTCGACACAAAAAAAAGAATCATTAGAAGTGTGTAGTTTTTAAAGAGATTACATCCACTGTTTCTGAACTTcgaattttgtattgatattttaaaagatGTAATGAAGCTGAATTTCCAAACGAAATACAAAACCGTATACTTAGAAAAACTCAAAAGATAGCTTTTTAATGTTGGAAAGTTTGTTGGGAaattctgaatttttttaatgaacGTTGCACTACTAGATATGAATGACTAGCTATAGGTATTTTAATTAAGCTGTAAAATAGGTGATGGTTTAATCTGCTACCTATAATGTGTGAAaattcaagataaaatatttcttttactcTATTCGTAGCAGCTTGGAAGAAGCTTAGCATCTATTCTCAGAAGTAAAGAGACTAACTTGAAGAGGACTAAAATTATAGTATGGTGGGATGTATCCGCCAGGACCCACAATCAACTACAGACCACTAGATTAGATGTGCCCTATGGCCCCTCGAGACTTGAAAAAATCAGGTAAAACTGGGGCCAACACTCACACGTACAATTACCTATTTTTCTGCccaaaaaataaacataatattGGAATAGAAACATTGGTCTTGAAGAAGGGGAGTAGACTGCCATGCTCTACACCCccatttcaaaaatttcaatgatcAGATGCATGTGGAGAAGTCTACCCTTGGTGACGGTCACAAAAGTAATCTCGCGGCCTATACCTTTAGTGTGCTAATATGTTACAACCTTCGCACTGCGCCAAGAGAAGATAATCTCTTGCTGAAACCCTGCATTGTTATGAGACTCACAAATTGAAATCGTCCTTTCAGTTCagtaatatatttcaaattcatgtatGAAATATCTAGAATTATGAGATATTTCTagtagaaaattattaattaaaactcTTACAGTACATTGGAAGAAGCTAAACTCACCTTTACAACATTTTCAGCTTCTAGTAGCCGTTTGAGTCCACCGGCGGTGACCAGCAGTGGACTGGTGATGAGATCAAAGATGTAAGCTTGGCCACGCATAGTTGCCACCTGGAACAAGGTCAACTGGCCTTTGGTTCCCAAATTGATTCCTTCGCAATCGAAAGACACCACCGCTTCTCCTTGACTCATGATTTCATCCACTATTTGAGCGCCCTCCTTCACATTCACAACCACTCTTGTCGAGCTCAATACTTTAGCTTTCCAATTCTCAGTAACATTCATTCCATTCACCACATTCGAAGCTACAAGATTCCTGTCTTTCTCAGTGTTGTCAGCTAGCGTTTTCATAACCAAAGAGTTGATTCTCTGCTTCAGTGTTTGATTTTGCAAAATCACTTGAGGACTAGTTGACTgttgtattatttcatcatttgatTGATTCAATGTGATTGTATTCTGTacattattaacaa
This window contains:
- the LOC111048199 gene encoding egalitarian protein homolog; this translates as MDSSEYEHVKNMTLLFFFERLMDKGGPRTLHDLSCQFGAKGFTREMRQIAGGSQSGLKKFLAQYPSLFMVDGDYVHVNSFSASNNQAEESNSSLVKSGFGKRDYVKEAVEYFSEKLRQYGVGTEVPIKSLLGHRSQSSPEVRHISGQNIREFRDFLCRYPDAFIVNEDTVILKEYEGQEPQPFHELEQVTVDPALTSRFLDFFTQCIEVNGPVLVEQLFQQVVSCFPEELWSCIFKTPQDVTTFLKMHSNYFIVQSNLVNLAPSKPITDNNVMNRYQNKNNDNKSDVSNNITNNVTATRNIVNNVQNTITLNQSNDEIIQQSTSPQVILQNQTLKQRINSLVMKTLADNTEKDRNLVASNVVNGMNVTENWKAKVLSSTRVVVNVKEGAQIVDEIMSQGEAVVSFDCEGINLGTKGQLTLFQVATMRGQAYIFDLITSPLLVTAGGLKRLLEAENVVKVIHDCRNDSYNLYQQFGITLRNVFDTQAAYAVIQLQQTGQPVYKAKNVVLNTLCELYKAPVNPLKEQLKNIYRKDQRYWSRRPLSREMMIYASADILSLVPQVYTAMQKQIRPDLESLMAELCEEQIYLHIQPAEIKHRKKQRKVESEVSDLKAKLASSAQTGRNIVLSNREIKLLRHLDLTDEEKEKLKGSYKVARRLEKLEGKNKDGEEGDCEFLSLDSFNSGKSTPSDNSLSGDVASPNSGPPSLTESMQLIDEILSDAAMNRLDKMERLESLLTAATAELHPPSHTYSPCSCTCHHNGGLANETPRGENATQTLSTGDIVITRIFSTEEDKLKEKTITVSKK